In the Corynebacterium jeikeium genome, TCACAAAAAGGGTCGGTAGCAACCGCAGACGACCTTTCGATGTCGCAGGTAGAGGAACTGGTCAACAAGGCCGAGCAGAGGGACGGCGCGTCGCAGGCTGGGGTTAGCAGTGCGGCCGAAACTGCTGAGGAAGCGGCACGGCGCCGGGAGCATGACGCCGACGAGCTCGCCGGGCAATATTCAGCGACGGAGAACCATATCGACCCGAACCCGTCTCCGACGCCCACGCGCTGGACGAACAAGGAGACCGCGCACCGTCCGGCCCCGCGGCACACATCGCCCCACACCCCTTCGCCGCAACCGTCTTCGAGCTTCAACGATGGGCTCGACGGCGAATCGCTACTGAACAAGAACTACACATTCGAAAACTTTGTGGTCGGATCATCCAATAACTTCGCCGCCGCAGCCTGTCGTGCGGTGGCCGAGGCGCCGGCCAAGGCATACAACCCTTTGTTTATCTGGGGCGAATCGGGCCTGGGCAAGACCCACCTGCTGCACGCCATTGGCCATTACGCCAAAGAACTACAGCCGAATATGCGCGTGAAGTATGTGAGTTCGGAAGAGCTGACGAACGACTTCATTAACTCGATCGCAAACGACACCCGCGAATCCTTCAAGCGGCGCTACCGCAACCTGGACATGCTGATCGTGGATGATATTCAGTTCCTGCAGAACAAGGAGTCCACGCAGGAGGAGTTCTTCCACACGTTCAACGCCCTGCACCAGGCTAATAAGCAGATCGTTTTGAGCTCCGACCGGCCTCCCCGGCAGCTGACCACCCTGGAGGATCGTCTACGCACTCGCTTCGAAGGCGGCCTGATTACGGACGTGCAGACTCCGGATCTGGAAACGCGCATTGCGATTCTGACGAAGAAGGCAGAATCCGACAATGTGCAGTTGCCGGAGGATGTGAAGGTGCTCATTGCCAGCCGCTACGAAAAGTCCATCCGCGAGCTCGACGGTGCCTTGATTCGCGTGACGGCCTACTGCGCGTTAAGCCACGAACCTTTGACTGTAGAAACGGCCGAGATCGCGCTGCGCGATATTTCGCCGGCGGACCAGGACGTGGAGATCGTGCCCCAGCACGTCATTGAAGTGGTGGCGAATTACTTCAACCTGACCACGGACGAACTGGTGGGGAAGGGTAGAGCCAAGAAATTTGTGCAGGCTCGACAGATTGCAATGTATCTCTGCCGCGAGTTAACGGATCTGTCCCTGCCGAAGCTGGGAAGCGCATTTGGCGGCCGCGACCACACCACGGTGATGTACGCCGAGCGACGGGTGCGGGAATCCCTGTCGGAGAACAAGAAGGTGTTCGATCAGGTGCAGGAACTAACACAAAAGATCAAGTCCCATGCCCGGGATTAGCTGTTCCCGCGGACAACAGCACCCCCGAAGGCAAAAGGGAGCGTGGGTTTCCCACAGTTTTCCCCAGATTCGGTGAGTTATCCACAGCGAGCCTGGGGATAACTCACGCGGCCCTGACCTTTGCTAGACCGGGATCCAACGCAGTTATCCACAATTCCACAGGGTTTTCCACAAGTGTAATTTCAAACTTGTAATTCAAGGGGTAGTGGTTTTCGCGTCCATCGGGTGCGCCATACAGGATGAAAAGTTATCTGCGTCACAAAACAGCGCACCGTCCCCTGGGGAAAACTGCCACTAAACTGGGCAAACAGCAGTGGACAAGATGTGTACAACTTGCGACCCGCCAAAGTTATCCACAGCCAAGGTTTGTTATTCACAATTTGTCCACCAGATCATCAACACCCAAACGCGCCCTGCGACGTGCATGGATTAGGGTTTGTACACAGGATCCACAACACCTACTACGACTGCTATCTCTCTAAATAAAAGGGAATAAACAGAAATAGAGCTTGTGGGTTAACCTTGATCAGACGAACCTCGAGGACCGCTAGACCTCGAGAACCCCGAAAACCTCAAAAACTACGAGAGCGACGAGAGCACGGAAGTTAGGTTGAGCATGGATAGCCAAGCAGTGAGTTTCATTGTTCCCAAGGATGACTTCGCATCCGCCCTCGGTTGGGTAGCTCGCTCCCTGCCTAGCAAGCCGACCCAACCCATTTTGCGCGGTGTGATGATTGTCGCCGATGACGAAGGGTTGGAACTTTCAGGATTTGACCGCGAAGTCTCCACTCGCGTGCGCATCAATGCCGAGGTTAACGAGCCCGGCAAGATTCTCGTAGCTGGCAAGCTAGCTTCCGACATCGTCGGCTCCTTGCCGAATAAGCCGATCAACATCGAGTTCGACGGCACCACTGTGATTCTCAAGACTGGTAAGTCCAAGTTCGAGCTACCGGCAATGACCATCGAGGACTACCCGGTTCTGCCGGAACTGCCGGAAGTCACCGGCACTATTGACCCGAACCTCTTCGCGGAATCCATTTCGCAGGTCGCCGTAGCGGCTGGACGCGACGACACCCTACCGATGCTCACTGGCGTGCACGTTGAAATCGATGGCGAGAATGTCATCATGGTTGCCACCGACCGCTTCCGTCTGGCCGTCCGCAGTTTCCAGTGGAACCCGGCACAGGCCGATGCGCAGGCGAAGCTGCTGATTCCAGCCCGCACCCTGGCGGATACCGCGCGCTCCATGGATCCGAATAACACCGATCCCATCGAAATCGCAGTGGGTAGTGGCGAGGACATCGGCGCCGATGGCCTGCTGGGTATTTCCACCGAGTCGCGCCACACGACCACGCGCTTGCTCGACGCGGAATTCCCAAAGTTCCGCCCGCTTCTGCCGAAGACGCACACCGCCCTAGCCAGCGTGGAGATTGCTCCGCTGCAGGAGGCAATCAAGCGCGTCTCTATCGTCGCCGAGCGGAACTCCCAGATCCGGATGGACTTCAAGGACAACACCGTCACCCTTTCCGCGGGTGGCAGCGACGTCGGATCCGCTACGGAAACTCTGGACTGCGCTTTCGCCGGCGAGCCGCTGGTCATCGCGTTTAACCCGAGCTACCTAAAGGAAGGCCTGGCGGCCATCCACACGCCGCGTGTTGTTTTCGGCTTCACCATGGCCTCCCGTCCCGCTATCTTGCTGCCGGATCCGGGCGAACTGCCGGAGGCCGATGCAGAGGGCAACTTCGCAACTCCGGAAACGGACTTCACCTACCTGCTGATGCCCGTGCGCCTGCCGGGCTAAGCCAAGGTTGATTTGGTTTTCTAGGTTGATTTCAAGCTAACCGTGTATGTCTCCAATCTTCGTCTGAGTAATTACAGGTCGTGGGAGGAACTCGACCTGCAGCTCAGCCCTGGCATCACGATCTTTTCCGGCCCTAACGGCCACGGGAAAACCAATATCGTTGAGGCACTCGGTTACCTTGCCCACTTAAGCTCGCACCGTGTTAACTCTGATGCCGCCCTGGTGCGACGTGGAGAAGAGATTGCCAACATCTCTGCGACCGCCGTGAACAATGGCCGCGAACTCACTGCTCATCTGGCTATCCGTGCTCGGGGCTCGAACCGCGCGCACATCAACCGGGCTGCTATGAATTCCCAACGGGATCTGCTCGGAGTCGTGCGAACGACGTTGTTTTCTCCCGAAGATTTGGCGCTGATCCGCGGCGAGCCTGAGCAGCGCCGTCATTTTCTAGATGCGATCATGGTCGCCCGATACCCACGCCTAGCTGCGGTAAAGGCGGATTACGACAAAGCCTTGCGCCAGCGAAATGCGCTGCTACGGCAGTCGGCCTTTGCTCTGCGGCTCGTCGTCGGCGCTCCGAAGGGAGCAAGCCACAACCTTTCGGAAGACATCAAGGCCGATGCTGAATCCGCCCTGGCTACTCTCGATGTGTGGGATAGTCAGCTGGCCGCGCTGGGCGCACAGATCATGTCGGCGCGCGTTCAAATCGTTCACGACCTCGCCCCGCATCTTCAGCAGACGTATCAATCTCTCGCTCCGCAATCGCGCCCCGCGCACATGTCCTACACGTCCACCATCGATGTAGAGCTTGCTGATCTGGGTATTCGCCTTGGTGTGAGCGAGCCGAACCAGCCCACGGCTTTACTCAGCCCTGAGATCGCAGAGGCTACGCTGCTGCAGGCTTTCGCCAACAAGCGCCCCCAGGAGGTCGAGCGCGGGACCACGCTGCTTGGCCCTCACCGCGATGATGTGAATTTGATCCTCGGCCACCAGCCCGCCAAGGGCTACGCCTCGCACGGTGAATCCTGGTCCTTCGCTCTCTCGCTGCGGCTTGCTGCGTTTTTCATGCAGCGCGGGGACGGGGTTGAGCCCGTCGTGATCCTCGACGATGTTTTTGCAGAGCTCGATTCTTCTCGACGCCAGCACCTCGTCGACCTCATCTCCAGCGCCGAACAGGTCCTCATCACGGCCGCGGTGGATGAGGACATTCCAGAGGCTCTGCGGGATGTGGCGAAGATCTACACTATTGATGAACTCAAGAATTCCGCGTTAAGCACGGCGGAACGCGCAGTAAAGGATGGCGAGGCTGATGGCGACTGACCCAGTAGCCCAAGCCCTCGCTGCCATGAAGAAGGCCGGTGGTTCCCCGCAGGCTGAGTTGCCGCTGGTGGCGTCACCAAAAAAGAACAAGAAGACAACGTTCCGCAAGGCGACCAGGTACAAGACCCGCATGGATGGGCGGCTCGATCGTAGTTACCGCGACCCGAAGCGTTTCGGTGCGCTGATTGGGCGGGAGATCAAGCGGCAGGGCTGGCAGCAGCGGGTGAGCGTTGCGCGGATCATGAACGCCTGGCCGGAGCTGGTGGGTGACAAGATTGCCGAACACACTCGCCCGGTGCGGTATGAGGAGGAAGCGCAGATCCTGGTGATCGAGTGCGATTCCACCCCGTGGACCACTCAGCTGCGCTACATGCAGACCGTGATCCTGCAGGCCATAGCCAAGCGTGCCGGTGAGGACGTGGTGGCTCAATTGCGGATCGAAGGACCAAACATCCGCCGGCCGAAATACGGCAAGCTGCGCGTGCAAGGGCGCGGACCGCGAGACGACTTCGGATGATCTAAACACAGTTCAAATAGCTCAAACGGCCTGTCCAATGGCACCTTTAGGCCCGCGACGCGCTAGAATGGGGTGGTTATTTACGCGCGAGAAAAGGAGTTTGACCCACCGTGGCTGAACCACAGAAGCAGAGCGACTACGGCGCGAGTTCAATTACGATCCTCGAGGGCCTGGAGGCCGTTCGCAAGCGCCCCGGTATGTACATCGGTTCCACCGGCGAGCGCGGCCTGCACCACTTGGTGTGGGAGGTTGTGGACAACTCGGTTGACGAGGCCATGGCGGGTTACGCCAAGGAAGTCAGCGTAACGCTGCTGGCCGACGGTGGCGTGGAGGTAATCGACGACGGCCGTGGTATTCCGGTGGAAGATCACCCGACCGGCCCGCCGACTGTGCAGGTTGTTATGACGCAACTGCACGCGGGCGGCAAGTTCGACTCGGACTCCTATGCCGTTTCCGGTGGTCTGCACGGCGTGGGCATCTCGGTGGTTAACGCCCTGTCCACCCGCATGGAAACTGAGATTAAGCGCGATGGGTACCTGTGGCGTCAGAACTTCAACGAGGCAGTGCCCGAAGAGCTGCAGCAGGTGAAGAAGGCCCGCGGCACCGGCACGAAGCAACGCTTTTGGCCGGACCCGGAGATTTTCGAGACCGTAGAGTTCAACTTCGACACTGTGGCCAAGCGCCTGCAGGAGATGGCCTTCCTAAACAAGGGTCTGACCATCAAGCTTGTCGACGAGCGCGAGAACCTCGAGGACGATGAGGAGCTGGAGGCTGCGGCAGAGGATGCAGCGGCGCCGAAGTCCACTGAAGAAAAGGCTGCCGAGGCCGAGAAGAAGAAGGGCCCACGTACCCGCGTCTTCCACTATCCGGAGGGCCTGAAGGACTATGTTGCCTACATCAACCGTAAGCGCACTGCGATTCACCCGACCATCATCTCCTTCGACGTGGCCGAGGAGGATCACGAGGTAGAGGTCGCGCTGCAGTGGAACAGTGGCTTTAGCCAGTCCGTCCACACCTTCGCCAACACCATCAACACCTTCGAGGGCGGTACGCATGAGGAAGGCTTCCGCGCAGCGCTGACCTCCCTGATGAACCGCTATGCCCGCGACCACAAGCTGTTGAAGGCCAAGGATCCGAAGCTTAGCGGTGACGATGTGCGTGAAGGTCTCGCCGCAGTTATCTCCGTGCGCGTCGGTGATCCGCAGTTCGAGGGTCAGACGAAGACCAAGCTTGGCAACACCGAGATCAAGGGCTTTGTTCAGAGGGCCGTCAATGAGCATCTGGCGGATTGGCTGGATGCCAACCCGGCGGAGGCGAAGGCCATCGTGGACAAGGCAGTGGCTTCCGCCCACGCCCGCGACGCCGCCCGCAAGGCCCGCGATATGGTGCGCCGCAAGTCGGCCTCCGATATTGGCGGTCTGCCGGGCAAGCTTGCCGATTGCCGCTCCCGTGACCCGAAGCTCAGCGAGCTGTACATCGTGGAGGGTGACTCCGCAGGTGGCTCCGCGAAATCCGGCCGCGATTCCATGTACCAGGCCATCCTGCCGCTGCGCGGCAAGATCCTGAACGTGGAAAAGGCGCGCATGGATAAGGTGCTGAAAAACAATGAAGTCCAGGCCATCATCACGGCTCTGGGTACCGGCATCCACGATGAGTTCGACATCAAGAAGCTGCGCTATCACAAGATTGTGCTGATGGCCGACGCCGACGTGGATGGCCAGCACATCGCCACACTGCTGCTGACGCTGCTGTTCCGCTTTATGCGTCCGCTGGTGGAGGAAGGCTACGTGTACCTTGCTCAGCCGCCGCTGTACAAGCTCAAGTGGGCCAAGGGAGAGCCGGGCTTTGCCTTCAGCGACCGCGAGCGCGATGAGCAGCTGGAGGAGGGCCTGGCGCAGGGCCGGAAGATCAACAAGGACGACGGCATCCAGCGCTACAAGGGTCTGGGTGAGATGAACGCCAAGGAGCTGTGGGAGACCACCATGGATCCGACGGTGCGCACCCTGCGCCGCGTGGACCTGGAGGATGCCGCCGCCGCCGACGAGATCTTCAGCGTGTTGATGGGCGACGACGTTGTCGCCCGCCGCAGCTTCATCACCAAGAACGCACGCGACGTGCGCTTCCTTGATGTTTAATCGAGTGCTGTGAGCGATTCGAAACACCAAGCGAAAACCACTCGTACGCAGCCACGCCGGGAGCCGACCCTGCTGCCGGTAGAGATGGCCGATGGCACCACGTCGCAGGTTCGCCTGTTCCTGCCTGGCACGGCGAAAGTAGGGGAAGAAGGTAGTGACGCCACCGCCTCCGGCAGTGCTGCGAACCCAGCGAACAACCCAGCGGATGCTTCGTGGGATCGTGCCCGTCCCTTGATTGTGGTGTGGCCAGGCTTTGGAATGGGCGCCCGCTACTACGATCCGATCGCCTGGGAGCTGGCCGATCGCGGATACCCAGTAGTTACCGGCGAGCTGCGTGGGCAGGGTAGTTCCACGGCCGTAGCCACCCGCAAGCACCAGTGGGGTTACCACCACTTGGCCTCTGAGGATTATCCGCGAACGATCCGGGCGGCGAAGGAAGCGTTGGGCGTCAATAAGAATCACCCCACGTTAATGCTCTGCCATTCGATGGGCGGACAGATCGGTGCGCTCTTCCTGGCGCGTCCCGAGGCTGCAGAGCTGGGCATTCGCGGGATGATGGGCGTGGGTTCCGGCACCCCGTATTACAAGGGGTTTGAGGGTAAGCAGCGTACGCGCCTGCGCTTCGGGACGTACCAGATCATGCTGAATATCCTGCTGTTTGGATACCAGCCCGCGGGTGTGCTGGACCTGGCGGGTTATGGGCGCCAATCGGGCACGCAACTGCGCGAATGGTTCCGTTATGGGCAAACGAACCGCCTGCACAAGCTGGCGGATCAGGACATGGACTACGAAGAGGCGAAAAAGTCCGTGCGCACCCCGGTGCTGCTGACGCGTTGCGCGAATGACGAGGATTGTCCGACCGCTTCCGCGGAGAACCTGGGCTCGGAGTTGCCCGCTGACGTGGTGCAGATCGAAGAGCTCGACTCACAGCTGGGGCACAACCGCTGGGCGCGAGAGCCGGAGCTGGTTTCCAATCGGCTGGAGAAATTCTGGCGGGAAATAGCTGATTAGGGGCGCTCGAACTCGCGCCTGGGCGGCCAGGAGAGGGCCCGAAAGCATGTGAAAACCCGCGGCCCTTCCGGAGTAAGAAGGGGCCGCGGGTTTTACCGTGTCTCGCTATGAAAGCGTGAGTTATGCCTGGCGGCGAGCGAACATCATCCAAGCGCCAGCGATCATGGAGACCAGAGCCAGGCCAGCCAGGATGGAGATCTCCGGCTTAACACCGGTGTTAGCCAGCTGAGGGTTGCTTTCAGCCGGTGCCTCTGCGACCGGTGCCGCAGCCTCGCCCTCTGCCTCGCCCTCGGCCGGAGCGTCAGCTGCCGGTGCCTCGATGGCCTCCTTGGCCGGTGCCTCAGCGTTTGCAGCTGGTGCCTCTGCAGCCGGAGCCTTGGGCTTACCCTCGCCCTCAGCCGGAGTTTCTTCCTTCTCGCCGTCCTTCGGAGCCTCTGCCTCGTCGTCAGCTTCGCCCTTGTCACCGGCGTTACCCAGGGCTGCGCCCAGAACGCCCAGGCCGACGATGCCGCCACCGATGCCGGCAGCGATCTTGTCTTCCTTGCTCATGTTGGAGGAGCCAGCCGGCTCCTCCTCGTTGCCAGCGCCCGGCTGTTCTTCGCCAGCGCCGTTGTCTCCCTCGGCCGGAGCCTCCGGAGCTGGGGAGCCCCCCTCTTCCTGAGCGCTAGCAACCGGGGTCAGCAGGGCCGCGGAAGCCAGAACGGTAGCAGCGGCGGTAGCGGTGATCTTCTTGGACAGCTTCATGTCATTCTCCTGAGTTTTGTGGGTAGCCAAACCATTTGGCTTCTGGGTGAAACGTCGGACATTCTTAAGGTAGCTTCCGCCGTCGGGTTCCTCAGCGCTAGGAATTGCAAAAACTCCTGCTCAGGCGGTTTACCGAAGCGCTTTCTTTAAAGAGACTGGTCAGCGCGAAATTGCACATATACGCAACTTTTCACACCAGTCACTTTGATTTACCCACGTATGGGGGAACGAAAAGTCCCTTACCCAGGAAGTCATCTTTCCCGGACACTCCGGGGAACACATAGAAATATCCACCGCCGTAGGGTCGGATGTAATCCGCCAGCGGCTCGCCCTCTAGCCGCTTCTGCACGGTAATAAACTGCCGCTGCAGATCCTGCTGGAAGCACACAAACACTAAACCCACGTCCAGTGTGCCGTTGTCCAACACACCGTTGTCGTAGTTATAGGCGCGCCGCAGCATCAACTGGTCCGCCGTTTCCTCGGTTCGCGGGTTCGCCAAGCGGATGTGCGCATCTACCGGAATCACATCCCCTGTGGGGTCATCCAGATAGTCCGGCTCCTCCCACTCGTCGCCGCCGGAAAGCGGCCCGCCGCTGAAGCGCTCGCGGCCGAAGATCTGCTCCTGTTCAGCGATGGAGATACGATCCCAGAATTCGGTCAGCATCACGATCAGCCGCACGGCCATGTAGCTGCCGCCGGCTGCCCATTTCGGCTCGTCGTCGCCCGCCCACACCAACTCGTCGTGCTGCTCGGGCGTGGGATTAACGATTCCATCCTTAAATCCCAAGTGGTTGCGTTGCGTTCCGCTCGGACGGGGTGGGTTTTGGTATCCGGATTGACGCCACCGCACCGCCATCGCCCCGCGCGTGTGCCGCAGAATGTCGCGCAGCGCGTGCATCGCCGTATCCCGGTTGTGCGCGCAGATCTGCAGCACCAGGTCGCCGTGGCACTGCGCAGGATCCAGCGAATCATCCGCGAAGGCCTTCATGGTTTTGAGGTGCCTCGGCTTCTTGGCCTTTAGCCCGAAGCGATCGTCGAACAGCGTTGCGCCCGCCCCCAGGGTGATTGTCAGCCCGTCCACCGGCACGTCCTCGCCCAGCTCCCCGGAATCCGTTGCCGGATACGCGATCCCATCGGGTGCCGCCGGACCCCCGGTGGTCAGCACGCGCGCCCGTTCGGTGATCGTCTGCAGCAACTCCTTTAGCTCTTCGCGCTTTTCAACCAGCACGTCCAGACCACAGATGATCAGCTCCTTTTGCGGTGGCGTAATCACCCCCTGCTGGTGTTCGCCCTCAAAGGGATAGTTGGGTAGCTCGTCGCTACCGTCGTTCTCCTCGGCGGCGGCTCCGGTTTTTGCAAGGGTAGTGACGCCACCCACTCCAGCCAGCCCCAACATTCCGCCGAGCATGGTGCGCCTCGAAACCCGGGCGCCTCCGGGGCGGTTTTCCTGTTCGCCGTGGTCGTCTGTGGTGGCACGGGAATGAAAAGGACAGTTCACTACATCCTCCTGATCACAGTCATCGTCGCCAGCGGGGCAAGCAGTTCGTTCAGCTTCCCAATGGCCGCTCCCAGCTCTCGCTGATCGGCCTGTTCCCACGCGGTGAAGGGCTTCTTTCCGTCGTATTTGGCCGCCATTCTCTTGGCTACCTTGTCCGTTCGATCCAGCTGCTTGTCGAGTTCACGCAGGTCCGCCCCGCGGTCTTCCACCAGGTCGCGCAGCGGATCGAGGGTAGAGCGGGTGGAGTAAAGCGCGGCCCGCACCGCGCTGCCCGTGATGTGGGCGCCGAAGTCATTGTGGCTCTTGAGGTCGAAGCGCTCGACCTCCTCGGTGACCTCGTGTGTCCGCAGGCCATAGTTGGGTGCAAAGATCGCAAAATGCTCGGTGCCGTCCGCCACTTCGTGGACGTTCTGGTTCAGTTTCTCGGCGGGTGCTACCAGCGCACCCATAGGCTCTCCGTGCCACAGTCCCCACTCCAGCCGGTGGTAGCCCGAAAGGTCCTTGGCCTGCGCACCATTGGCCTTCGAACTGGTGCCGAAGTCCGCGATTTCATCCACCGGCCCTGACCACTCGTGGTTGGAATCGTCCAGCCTGCGGTAGGCCAGATAGGCTGTCTTCCAGGCTTCCTGCGCGGCCGCGCGGTCGCCGGAACGCACGGCGCGCAACAGCGCGTCGTCCTTGGAAACCCATTCGCGCACCTGAGGTTTTTGTGCACGCGCGTGGGCGATGGATACGTCGGTGACCTCTTTGTCCGTGATGGGTTTCATCCTGGGGGCGTCACGAAGAGAAGAATCAGTGACCCTAAACTCGTCGCTAGAGATCGCCTTTTTGCCCTGGAAAACGCAGGTCAGGTGGTATGAACCATCGGCCAGCTTCACGGACCAGGAGCGGGTGGCGGAGCTGCCGATGCGCTCGAGGGTCTGGTAGGCGAAACCCTCTTGGTCGGCGACGTAGACGGTGGTGAAGGCGTCCGCGGTGTTGGTCACACGGATGTGGTTGAGGTCACCGTGCAAATCGCCGGGGGAGGGGCAGGCGCGGCGGCTCTTGATGTGAATGTCGGCATCGGCGGAAATTCCGGTTTCGCCGGAACCATCGGCGCCGCCTGCGCCGTCGCCACCAGTGCCACCGCCGCTTTCCTCGCTAGAGCAGCCGGATAGCAGCAATGCGCTCGCCGAGACGGAGGCCACGGCGAGGGATGCGACAATCCGGGCGGGCTGCCGCAGCGGGCGGGGTTGATCCGATGGTTCAGGGGAGGTCATGGCTGGTATCGATGGGGGCTATTAGTACTAGCTCTCGGATTCGCCCTTGCGGTTCGAGATCCAGGTGAGGAAGCCCAACACGATTACGGCCACCGCGCCCATGCCCAGCCAGGCGCCCAGGTGGTTGGAGTCGTCGGACTCGCCGGCTGCGTTGTTCTTGCCGTTAGAAGCTGCGGCGTTCTGCACGTCCTTCTCCGTGACCTTCGGGTCGTTCATGCCCTCGGCGACGTCCTTCAGCTTCTCGCCCGCGCGGTCGCTGTCATCCACCCGCTCGATGGAGTCGTAGTCCTTGGCGACAGTGCCGTCGGTCTCGTTGAGGAACAGCTTCTCTGCGCTGGCGTTATCGAAGTCGAACATGTTGTCCAGCTTGCCCGCGCGGTTATCGAAGCTGTGCTCGCTGAGGCGGCCCAGCCCCCAGTTGTCCTGGATGAACTTCGTCACCGAGGTCTGCTCGGTGTAGGTGTTATCCACGTGGTTGACCTTGGAGTACGGCGAAATAACCAGCATGGGCTGGCGTGTGCCCGGGCCGCACTGGCCGTCCGCGTCGTCGGCCACGCCGACCTTCTTGGCGGCGTCGGTGCAGATCTTGGAATCGATCGGCTTACCGGTTTCTTCCAGCTTGGTCTTGTCCTTGGAGCCATTCAGAACCTCCGGGGCACGGTGGTCGTACCAGCCGTCGGAATCGTCGTAGGCGATGACGATGGCGGTGGAATCCCACTGATCAGAGTTCTGGATCTCGTTGATGTAGTGGGTCATGAAGGCCTGCTCGTCCAGCGGGTTGGAGTAGCCCGCGTGGCCGTCCTGGTAGTTGGAGGCCTTCAGGTAGCTCACGGCCGGCAGGTTGTTGTTCTCCAGGGCGGTATCGAAATCCTGCAGGTCGTACTGGTGGTTAGCCTGGTCGGACTTGCCGATCATGTCCGGGCTGCTGGGCTCCAGGTGGTGCGGGTTGGCGGTGGATGCGAAGTACTGGAAAGGCTGGTGGTGCGGGTTGTAGTCCGTCTTCTCCTGGCCAGTCAGGGTCTTGTGGGTGGCACCGCAACGAGCGCGGGCATCATCCGTAGCCTTCTCCGTCG is a window encoding:
- the dnaA gene encoding chromosomal replication initiator protein DnaA, which translates into the protein MSNSNFSIEEHFPDMWDAIMHDWLADSSSANPDPDLPVISPKQRSLLRKVTPVGLMGRIVVLETPNKWTKESIEKDLIDPIKHVLKTRLDLSVSLAITSTNGESEDNANKADDTPTDAEPVGDTHEGASQKGSVATADDLSMSQVEELVNKAEQRDGASQAGVSSAAETAEEAARRREHDADELAGQYSATENHIDPNPSPTPTRWTNKETAHRPAPRHTSPHTPSPQPSSSFNDGLDGESLLNKNYTFENFVVGSSNNFAAAACRAVAEAPAKAYNPLFIWGESGLGKTHLLHAIGHYAKELQPNMRVKYVSSEELTNDFINSIANDTRESFKRRYRNLDMLIVDDIQFLQNKESTQEEFFHTFNALHQANKQIVLSSDRPPRQLTTLEDRLRTRFEGGLITDVQTPDLETRIAILTKKAESDNVQLPEDVKVLIASRYEKSIRELDGALIRVTAYCALSHEPLTVETAEIALRDISPADQDVEIVPQHVIEVVANYFNLTTDELVGKGRAKKFVQARQIAMYLCRELTDLSLPKLGSAFGGRDHTTVMYAERRVRESLSENKKVFDQVQELTQKIKSHARD
- the dnaN gene encoding DNA polymerase III subunit beta; the encoded protein is MDSQAVSFIVPKDDFASALGWVARSLPSKPTQPILRGVMIVADDEGLELSGFDREVSTRVRINAEVNEPGKILVAGKLASDIVGSLPNKPINIEFDGTTVILKTGKSKFELPAMTIEDYPVLPELPEVTGTIDPNLFAESISQVAVAAGRDDTLPMLTGVHVEIDGENVIMVATDRFRLAVRSFQWNPAQADAQAKLLIPARTLADTARSMDPNNTDPIEIAVGSGEDIGADGLLGISTESRHTTTRLLDAEFPKFRPLLPKTHTALASVEIAPLQEAIKRVSIVAERNSQIRMDFKDNTVTLSAGGSDVGSATETLDCAFAGEPLVIAFNPSYLKEGLAAIHTPRVVFGFTMASRPAILLPDPGELPEADAEGNFATPETDFTYLLMPVRLPG
- the recF gene encoding DNA replication/repair protein RecF (All proteins in this family for which functions are known are DNA-binding proteins that assist the filamentation of RecA onto DNA for the initiation of recombination or recombinational repair.), producing the protein MYVSNLRLSNYRSWEELDLQLSPGITIFSGPNGHGKTNIVEALGYLAHLSSHRVNSDAALVRRGEEIANISATAVNNGRELTAHLAIRARGSNRAHINRAAMNSQRDLLGVVRTTLFSPEDLALIRGEPEQRRHFLDAIMVARYPRLAAVKADYDKALRQRNALLRQSAFALRLVVGAPKGASHNLSEDIKADAESALATLDVWDSQLAALGAQIMSARVQIVHDLAPHLQQTYQSLAPQSRPAHMSYTSTIDVELADLGIRLGVSEPNQPTALLSPEIAEATLLQAFANKRPQEVERGTTLLGPHRDDVNLILGHQPAKGYASHGESWSFALSLRLAAFFMQRGDGVEPVVILDDVFAELDSSRRQHLVDLISSAEQVLITAAVDEDIPEALRDVAKIYTIDELKNSALSTAERAVKDGEADGD
- a CDS encoding DUF721 domain-containing protein, whose amino-acid sequence is MATDPVAQALAAMKKAGGSPQAELPLVASPKKNKKTTFRKATRYKTRMDGRLDRSYRDPKRFGALIGREIKRQGWQQRVSVARIMNAWPELVGDKIAEHTRPVRYEEEAQILVIECDSTPWTTQLRYMQTVILQAIAKRAGEDVVAQLRIEGPNIRRPKYGKLRVQGRGPRDDFG
- the gyrB gene encoding DNA topoisomerase (ATP-hydrolyzing) subunit B, with the translated sequence MAEPQKQSDYGASSITILEGLEAVRKRPGMYIGSTGERGLHHLVWEVVDNSVDEAMAGYAKEVSVTLLADGGVEVIDDGRGIPVEDHPTGPPTVQVVMTQLHAGGKFDSDSYAVSGGLHGVGISVVNALSTRMETEIKRDGYLWRQNFNEAVPEELQQVKKARGTGTKQRFWPDPEIFETVEFNFDTVAKRLQEMAFLNKGLTIKLVDERENLEDDEELEAAAEDAAAPKSTEEKAAEAEKKKGPRTRVFHYPEGLKDYVAYINRKRTAIHPTIISFDVAEEDHEVEVALQWNSGFSQSVHTFANTINTFEGGTHEEGFRAALTSLMNRYARDHKLLKAKDPKLSGDDVREGLAAVISVRVGDPQFEGQTKTKLGNTEIKGFVQRAVNEHLADWLDANPAEAKAIVDKAVASAHARDAARKARDMVRRKSASDIGGLPGKLADCRSRDPKLSELYIVEGDSAGGSAKSGRDSMYQAILPLRGKILNVEKARMDKVLKNNEVQAIITALGTGIHDEFDIKKLRYHKIVLMADADVDGQHIATLLLTLLFRFMRPLVEEGYVYLAQPPLYKLKWAKGEPGFAFSDRERDEQLEEGLAQGRKINKDDGIQRYKGLGEMNAKELWETTMDPTVRTLRRVDLEDAAAADEIFSVLMGDDVVARRSFITKNARDVRFLDV
- a CDS encoding alpha/beta fold hydrolase; this encodes MSDSKHQAKTTRTQPRREPTLLPVEMADGTTSQVRLFLPGTAKVGEEGSDATASGSAANPANNPADASWDRARPLIVVWPGFGMGARYYDPIAWELADRGYPVVTGELRGQGSSTAVATRKHQWGYHHLASEDYPRTIRAAKEALGVNKNHPTLMLCHSMGGQIGALFLARPEAAELGIRGMMGVGSGTPYYKGFEGKQRTRLRFGTYQIMLNILLFGYQPAGVLDLAGYGRQSGTQLREWFRYGQTNRLHKLADQDMDYEEAKKSVRTPVLLTRCANDEDCPTASAENLGSELPADVVQIEELDSQLGHNRWAREPELVSNRLEKFWREIAD